The Myxococcales bacterium region GCGGCGCTTGGCCTGTCTCCGCGCGGCGCCGTCCTTCGCAACCGACGGCCGCGAGCGCCGCGACGAGCCCAACGAGCGCGATGGCGCGGCGCCGCCCGCGAGGTGGTCGTTCGTCCGCCTCGCGCATGGCCCGGCTCAGTGCGCCTCGGCGCGTTGCTTCACGCGCGCCGGATACGCGGGCTCGGGAAAGCGCTCGACGATCTCACGGTAGGCGTTCTGCGCGTTGCCCTTGTCGCCGCCGTCCCATTGAATGTCGGCGAGCGCGACGAGCGCCGGCAGGTACGACGGGTTGACGCCAAGGACACGCTTGTAGAGACCTTGCGCGGCCGCCGTATCGCCCTGCGCGCGAGAGACATCGGCGAGGCCCGCGAGGGCTTCCGAGTCGGAGCCGTTGCGAGCGAGCGCCGCCTCGTAGAGCGTGCGCGCACGATCGTAGTCTCGCTTCTGCTTCGCGGCCTCGGCCTGACGGATCATCGTGCGTGGATCGCTCGGAATTCCGCCGCCACCGGTGGCGCCGGCGCCAGGCTCGGCCTTCGACGTCGAGCTGGCTCCACCCTGTGCGCCCTGACTCGGCAATCGATTCACATCCACGACAGCGACAGGCTCGCGGGGCGTTGCCGTCGGCAGCGTCGCCGTGGCCTGCGGAGCCGCGTCGATGACGCCGGCGTCCTTTCCAGTGGCCGCCACCGCGGGACCCGCGCGTTCGACGAACGTGCGGAGCGAACCGATGAGCGGGTGGACGCGCGGCTGCGCCGCGAGGCGGTCGAGCTCCTTGCGCGCCTCGGCGGCGTCGCCAGAACGAGCGAGCGCGTAGACGAGCGCGGCCCGCGCGCGGCTCGCGGCGCCTTCGCCGGCGGCCGCAGTTCGGAGGCGACCGATCACGACGCTCCACGGCGGCTCGGTCTCGGCGAGATCGAGGGCCGCGAGCACGTACGCCGTTTCGGGCTGGCTGCCGGTCGGCAAGATCCGATCGACGAGCGCGCGGGCGCCGCGGAGGTCGCCGGAAATGCGCAAGGCGTCGACGCGCACACGAAGGAGCGCGGCGTCTTCTGGCGCTCCCTTCTGCGCGTCCTCCGCCGCGCGGCGCGCGCCCGAGGCGAGGTCGTCCATCGTCTGGCGCGCGAGGCGCGCTTCGTCGGAATCGGACGGTAGGAGCTTGAAGCGCAGCCAAGCGAGATCAGCGCGAGCCGCCGAGAGACGCGCCGTGGCCAGGAGCACATCAGGATTTTTTTCCGCCAGGGCGCCGGCCT contains the following coding sequences:
- a CDS encoding zinc-ribbon domain-containing protein — encoded protein: MYVQCERCQAEYEFDDALVSERGTTVKCTSCGHQFKIRRTASGGDADQWEVTSADGASRHLFSSLKELQRAIVAKTVARTDLLTRSGLPPKPLASIAELEPFFEERRARNPSIPDRTPGISNKPPPLPPGASLPPLRPPQRSSIPGHAPPLPSRTPTVRPADAVPPPPKPKPNTWAEDTPTHALQREPVAAHPAVSKKPPPPPLASRRPPTPTPTPTPPPKAETAPVQTSPLPPVAGGEARISASDALRRPSISYVDPNYGAAPRRRVGGWVVGAALVAGVAVVGVYMSNNKAAGGKVAAGTASDPRVAQFLASGETALTQGNLELAKENLDKAGALAEKNPDVLLATARLSAARADLAWLRFKLLPSDSDEARLARQTMDDLASGARRAAEDAQKGAPEDAALLRVRVDALRISGDLRGARALVDRILPTGSQPETAYVLAALDLAETEPPWSVVIGRLRTAAAGEGAASRARAALVYALARSGDAAEARKELDRLAAQPRVHPLIGSLRTFVERAGPAVAATGKDAGVIDAAPQATATLPTATPREPVAVVDVNRLPSQGAQGGASSTSKAEPGAGATGGGGIPSDPRTMIRQAEAAKQKRDYDRARTLYEAALARNGSDSEALAGLADVSRAQGDTAAAQGLYKRVLGVNPSYLPALVALADIQWDGGDKGNAQNAYREIVERFPEPAYPARVKQRAEAH